From the Meriones unguiculatus strain TT.TT164.6M chromosome 12, Bangor_MerUng_6.1, whole genome shotgun sequence genome, one window contains:
- the Tlr1 gene encoding toll-like receptor 1 isoform X3 — MTKANAIIFYCFTVLGLILTKMQLSDESELIIKRPKANLTSVPKDLPLKTAILDLSQNNITELQTSDIFSLSKLRVLIMSHNKLQSLDISVFKFNTDLEYLDLSHNELRVISCQPTANLKHLDLSFNAFDALPICKEFGNMSQLEFLGLSGSKIQNSSVQLIAHLNIRKVLLVIGDTYGEREDLECLQHISAETLHIVFPAKREFRFVLDMPVSTTVSLELSNIRCVHEDRDCSYLLAALSKLQRNLKLSDITLSSVETTWDSFIKTLQLAWELPIERLSVSHLKLQGQLNFRNFSYLDTSLKALSIRHVVSDVFNLPQGYIYSIFSNMNIPNLTVSGTRMLHMLCPAQVSPFLHLDFTDNLLTDIVFKDCGNLTELKTLSLQRNQLKNLDNIILMSQKMISLQKLDISQNSLRYSDRSQCSWTKSLLVLNLSSNMLTDSVFRCLPPKVKVLDLHNNRITSIPHKITKLEALQELNVAANSLTDLPGCEAFSSLSVLVIDHNSVFHPSAEFFQSCQNIQSIRAGNNPFQCTCELREFVKSLGQIPSAVVEGWPGSYTCDYPESTKGTPLQDFRVSPLSCDTVLLTVTVGASVLVLAATVAFLCLYFDLPWYLRMLCQWTQTRRRARNTPLEELQRDLRFHAFVSYSEHDSAWVKNELLPNLEKDDIRVCLHERNFVPGKSIVENIIHSIEKSYKSVFVLSPHFIQSEWCHYELYFAHHSLFHKGSDNLILILLEPIPQYSIPTNYHKLRALMARRTYLEWPVEKSKRGLFWANLRAAINVKLVSPAEAACHTQW, encoded by the coding sequence ATGACTAAAGCAAATGCTATCATTTTCTATTGTTTCACTGTCTTAGGACTGATACTTACCAAAATGCAGTTGTCTGATGAGAGTGAGCTTATCATTAAGAGGCCAAAAGCAAACCTCACCAGTGTGCCCAAGGACCTACCCTTAAAAACAGCTATTTTAGATCTATCACAAAACAATATAACTGAGCTCCAGACTTCTGACATCTTCTCGTTGTCCAAACTGAGGGTCCTGATAATGTCCCACAACAAACTCCAGTCTCTTGACATCAGTGTTTTCAAGTTCAACACAGACCTGGAATATCTGGATTTGTCCCACAATGAGTTAAGGGTCATCTCTTGCCAACCAACAGCCAACCTCAAGCACTTAGACCTCTCCTTCAATGCATTTGACGCCCTGCCCATATGCAAAGAGTTTGGCAACATGTCCCAGCTAGAATTTCTGGGACTGAGTGGTTCCAAGATACAAAATTCAAGCGTGCAGCTGATTGCTCATCTGAACATCAGGAAGGTTTTGCTGGTTATAGGAGACACTTATGGGGAAAGGGAAGACCTCGAGTGTCTCCAGCACATTAGTGCGGAGACTCTGCATATTGTTTTCCCTGCGAAAAGAGAATTCCGCTTTGTTCTGGACATGCCGGTCAGCACGACGGTGAGTTTGGAGCTGTCTAACATCAGGTGTGTGCACGAGGACAGAGACTGCTCTTACCTCTTGGCTGCTTTGTCGAAGCTTCAACGGAATCTGAAGCTCTCAGACATTACCCTCAGCAGTGTTGAAACAACGTGGGATTCCTTCATTAAGACCCTGCAGCTAGCCTGGGAGCTCCCCATTGAGCGTCTCTCAGTTTCACACCTGAAGCTACAAGGTCAGCTCAACTTCAGGAACTTCAGTTATCTGGACACTTCTCTGAAGGCTTTGTCAATACGTCATGTTGTCAGCGATGTGTTCAACTTGCCACAGGGTTACATATACAGTATCTTTTCCAATATGAACATCCCAAACCTCACAGTGTCTGGGACACGCATGCTCCACATGCTTTGCCCAGCCCAGGTTAGTCCGTTCCTGCATTTGGACTTTACAGACAACCTTTTAACAGACATAGTTTTTAAAGATTGTGGAAACTTAACTGAATTGAAAACACTTAGTTTGCAAAGGAATCAGTTAAAAAATCTTGATAATATAATTCTCATGTCTCAGAAGATGATATCGCTACAAAAACTAGACATTAGCCAAAACTCTCTAAGGTACAGTGATAGGAGCCAATGCTCCTGGACTAAGAGTTTGTTAGTTTTAAATTTGTCTTCAAATATGCTTACTGACTCTGTTTTCAGATGCTTACCTCCTAAGGTCAAGGTCCTTGACCTTCACAATAACAGAATTACAAGCATTCCTCACAAAATCACTAAACTGGAAGCTTTGCAGGAACTCAATGTAGCAGCCAATTCTTTAACTGACCTTCCTGGATGCGAGGCCTTCAGCAGCCTTTCTGTGCTGGTCATTGACCATAATTCAGTGTTCCACCCCTCAGCAGAGTTCTTCCAGAGCTGTCAGAATATTCAGTCCATAAGAGCAGGGAACAATCCATTCCAGTGTACATGTGAGCTGAGAGAGTTTGTCAAAAGCCTAGGCCAAATACCAAGCGCAGTGGTGGAGGGTTGGCCTGGCTCTTACACCTGCGACTACCCAGAAAGCACTAAGGGAACACCACTGCAGGACTTCCGTGTGTCTCCACTGTCCTGTGATACCGTTCTGCTGACCGTCACTGTCGGGGCCAGCGTGCTGGTGTTGGCCGCCACCgtggccttcctctgcctctactTTGACCTCCCCTGGTACCTCAGGATGCTGTGTCAGTGGACACAGACCCGGCGCAGGGCCAGGAACACCCCCTTAGAGGAACTCCAGAGGGATCTCCGGTTCCACGCTTTTGTCTCATACAGCGAGCATGATTCTGCCTGGGTGAAGAATGAATTGCTGCCAAACCTAGAGAAAGATGACATACGGGTTTGCCTCCATGAGAGAAACTTTGTCCCTGGCAAGAGCATTGTGGAGAATATCATCCATTCCATCGAGAAGAGCTACAAGTCTGTTTTTGTGCTGTCTCCGCACTTCATCCAGAGCGAGTGGTGCCACTATGAGCTCTACTTTGCCCATCACAGTCTCTTCCACAAAGGGTCTGATAACTTAATCCTGATCTTGCTGGAACCCATCCCACAGTACTCCATCCCCACTAACTACCACAAGCTGCGGGCTCTCATGGCGCGGAGGACTTACTTGGAATGGCCTGTGGAGAAGAGCAAACGTGGACTGTTTTGGGCCAACCTAAGAGCGGCCATTAATGTCAAGCTGGTTAGCCCGGCAGAAGCGGCATGTCACACACAGTGGTAA
- the Tlr1 gene encoding toll-like receptor 1 isoform X1 yields MCVSSSLAQRCPVLSWASAITSAPDVAPWLRSRTDLYPCGDTLKNSSLRNVYTMTKANAIIFYCFTVLGLILTKMQLSDESELIIKRPKANLTSVPKDLPLKTAILDLSQNNITELQTSDIFSLSKLRVLIMSHNKLQSLDISVFKFNTDLEYLDLSHNELRVISCQPTANLKHLDLSFNAFDALPICKEFGNMSQLEFLGLSGSKIQNSSVQLIAHLNIRKVLLVIGDTYGEREDLECLQHISAETLHIVFPAKREFRFVLDMPVSTTVSLELSNIRCVHEDRDCSYLLAALSKLQRNLKLSDITLSSVETTWDSFIKTLQLAWELPIERLSVSHLKLQGQLNFRNFSYLDTSLKALSIRHVVSDVFNLPQGYIYSIFSNMNIPNLTVSGTRMLHMLCPAQVSPFLHLDFTDNLLTDIVFKDCGNLTELKTLSLQRNQLKNLDNIILMSQKMISLQKLDISQNSLRYSDRSQCSWTKSLLVLNLSSNMLTDSVFRCLPPKVKVLDLHNNRITSIPHKITKLEALQELNVAANSLTDLPGCEAFSSLSVLVIDHNSVFHPSAEFFQSCQNIQSIRAGNNPFQCTCELREFVKSLGQIPSAVVEGWPGSYTCDYPESTKGTPLQDFRVSPLSCDTVLLTVTVGASVLVLAATVAFLCLYFDLPWYLRMLCQWTQTRRRARNTPLEELQRDLRFHAFVSYSEHDSAWVKNELLPNLEKDDIRVCLHERNFVPGKSIVENIIHSIEKSYKSVFVLSPHFIQSEWCHYELYFAHHSLFHKGSDNLILILLEPIPQYSIPTNYHKLRALMARRTYLEWPVEKSKRGLFWANLRAAINVKLVSPAEAACHTQW; encoded by the exons ATGTGTGTGTCTTCATCTCTTGCCCAGAGATGCCCTGTGCTGAGCTGGGCGTCTGCCATCACGTCAGCACCAGATGTGGCCCCTTGGCTGAGGAGCAGAACT gacctGTACCCATGTGGAGATACTCTGAAGAACAGCAGCCTCCGGAATGTCTATACAATGACTAAAGCAAATGCTATCATTTTCTATTGTTTCACTGTCTTAGGACTGATACTTACCAAAATGCAGTTGTCTGATGAGAGTGAGCTTATCATTAAGAGGCCAAAAGCAAACCTCACCAGTGTGCCCAAGGACCTACCCTTAAAAACAGCTATTTTAGATCTATCACAAAACAATATAACTGAGCTCCAGACTTCTGACATCTTCTCGTTGTCCAAACTGAGGGTCCTGATAATGTCCCACAACAAACTCCAGTCTCTTGACATCAGTGTTTTCAAGTTCAACACAGACCTGGAATATCTGGATTTGTCCCACAATGAGTTAAGGGTCATCTCTTGCCAACCAACAGCCAACCTCAAGCACTTAGACCTCTCCTTCAATGCATTTGACGCCCTGCCCATATGCAAAGAGTTTGGCAACATGTCCCAGCTAGAATTTCTGGGACTGAGTGGTTCCAAGATACAAAATTCAAGCGTGCAGCTGATTGCTCATCTGAACATCAGGAAGGTTTTGCTGGTTATAGGAGACACTTATGGGGAAAGGGAAGACCTCGAGTGTCTCCAGCACATTAGTGCGGAGACTCTGCATATTGTTTTCCCTGCGAAAAGAGAATTCCGCTTTGTTCTGGACATGCCGGTCAGCACGACGGTGAGTTTGGAGCTGTCTAACATCAGGTGTGTGCACGAGGACAGAGACTGCTCTTACCTCTTGGCTGCTTTGTCGAAGCTTCAACGGAATCTGAAGCTCTCAGACATTACCCTCAGCAGTGTTGAAACAACGTGGGATTCCTTCATTAAGACCCTGCAGCTAGCCTGGGAGCTCCCCATTGAGCGTCTCTCAGTTTCACACCTGAAGCTACAAGGTCAGCTCAACTTCAGGAACTTCAGTTATCTGGACACTTCTCTGAAGGCTTTGTCAATACGTCATGTTGTCAGCGATGTGTTCAACTTGCCACAGGGTTACATATACAGTATCTTTTCCAATATGAACATCCCAAACCTCACAGTGTCTGGGACACGCATGCTCCACATGCTTTGCCCAGCCCAGGTTAGTCCGTTCCTGCATTTGGACTTTACAGACAACCTTTTAACAGACATAGTTTTTAAAGATTGTGGAAACTTAACTGAATTGAAAACACTTAGTTTGCAAAGGAATCAGTTAAAAAATCTTGATAATATAATTCTCATGTCTCAGAAGATGATATCGCTACAAAAACTAGACATTAGCCAAAACTCTCTAAGGTACAGTGATAGGAGCCAATGCTCCTGGACTAAGAGTTTGTTAGTTTTAAATTTGTCTTCAAATATGCTTACTGACTCTGTTTTCAGATGCTTACCTCCTAAGGTCAAGGTCCTTGACCTTCACAATAACAGAATTACAAGCATTCCTCACAAAATCACTAAACTGGAAGCTTTGCAGGAACTCAATGTAGCAGCCAATTCTTTAACTGACCTTCCTGGATGCGAGGCCTTCAGCAGCCTTTCTGTGCTGGTCATTGACCATAATTCAGTGTTCCACCCCTCAGCAGAGTTCTTCCAGAGCTGTCAGAATATTCAGTCCATAAGAGCAGGGAACAATCCATTCCAGTGTACATGTGAGCTGAGAGAGTTTGTCAAAAGCCTAGGCCAAATACCAAGCGCAGTGGTGGAGGGTTGGCCTGGCTCTTACACCTGCGACTACCCAGAAAGCACTAAGGGAACACCACTGCAGGACTTCCGTGTGTCTCCACTGTCCTGTGATACCGTTCTGCTGACCGTCACTGTCGGGGCCAGCGTGCTGGTGTTGGCCGCCACCgtggccttcctctgcctctactTTGACCTCCCCTGGTACCTCAGGATGCTGTGTCAGTGGACACAGACCCGGCGCAGGGCCAGGAACACCCCCTTAGAGGAACTCCAGAGGGATCTCCGGTTCCACGCTTTTGTCTCATACAGCGAGCATGATTCTGCCTGGGTGAAGAATGAATTGCTGCCAAACCTAGAGAAAGATGACATACGGGTTTGCCTCCATGAGAGAAACTTTGTCCCTGGCAAGAGCATTGTGGAGAATATCATCCATTCCATCGAGAAGAGCTACAAGTCTGTTTTTGTGCTGTCTCCGCACTTCATCCAGAGCGAGTGGTGCCACTATGAGCTCTACTTTGCCCATCACAGTCTCTTCCACAAAGGGTCTGATAACTTAATCCTGATCTTGCTGGAACCCATCCCACAGTACTCCATCCCCACTAACTACCACAAGCTGCGGGCTCTCATGGCGCGGAGGACTTACTTGGAATGGCCTGTGGAGAAGAGCAAACGTGGACTGTTTTGGGCCAACCTAAGAGCGGCCATTAATGTCAAGCTGGTTAGCCCGGCAGAAGCGGCATGTCACACACAGTGGTAA
- the Tlr1 gene encoding toll-like receptor 1 isoform X2 — protein MCVSSSLAQRCPVLSWASAITSAPDVAPWLRSRTDLYPCGDTLKNSSLRNVYTMTKANAIIFYCFTVLGLILTKMQLSDESELIIKRPKANLTSVPKDLPLKTAILDLSQNNITELQTSDIFSLSKLRVLIMSHNKLQSLDISVFKFNTDLEYLDLSHNELRVISCQPTANLKHLDLSFNAFDALPICKEFGNMSQLEFLGLSGSKIQNSSVQLIAHLNIRKVLLVIGDTYGEREDLECLQHISAETLHIVFPAKREFRFVLDMPVSTTVSLELSNIRCVHEDRDCSYLLAALSKLQRNLKLSDITLSSVETTWDSFIKTLQLAWELPIERLSVSHLKLQGQLNFRNFSYLDTSLKALSIRHVVSDVFNLPQGYIYSIFSNMNIPNLTVSGTRMLHMLCPAQVSPFLHLDFTDNLLTDIVFKDCGNLTELKTLSLQRNQLKNLDNIILMSQKMISLQKLDISQNSLRYSDRSQCSWTKSLLVLNLSSNMLTDSVFRCLPPKVKVLDLHNNRITSIPHKITKLEALQELNVAANSLTDLPGCEAFSSLSVLVIDHNSVFHPSAEFFQSCQNIQSIRAGNNPFQCTCELREFVKSLGQIPSAVVEGWPGSYTCDYPESTKGTPLQDFRVSPLSCDTVLLTVTVGASVLVLAATVAFLCLYFDLPWYLRMLCQWTQTRRRARNTPLEELQRDLRFHAFVSYSEHDSAWVKNELLPNLEKDDIRVCLHERNFVPGKSIVENIIHSIEKSYKSVFVLSPHFIQSEWCHYELYFAHHSLFHKGSDNLILILLEPIPQYSIPTNYHKLRALMARRTYLEWPVEKSKRGLFWANLRAAINVKLVSPAEAACHTQ, from the exons ATGTGTGTGTCTTCATCTCTTGCCCAGAGATGCCCTGTGCTGAGCTGGGCGTCTGCCATCACGTCAGCACCAGATGTGGCCCCTTGGCTGAGGAGCAGAACT gacctGTACCCATGTGGAGATACTCTGAAGAACAGCAGCCTCCGGAATGTCTATACAATGACTAAAGCAAATGCTATCATTTTCTATTGTTTCACTGTCTTAGGACTGATACTTACCAAAATGCAGTTGTCTGATGAGAGTGAGCTTATCATTAAGAGGCCAAAAGCAAACCTCACCAGTGTGCCCAAGGACCTACCCTTAAAAACAGCTATTTTAGATCTATCACAAAACAATATAACTGAGCTCCAGACTTCTGACATCTTCTCGTTGTCCAAACTGAGGGTCCTGATAATGTCCCACAACAAACTCCAGTCTCTTGACATCAGTGTTTTCAAGTTCAACACAGACCTGGAATATCTGGATTTGTCCCACAATGAGTTAAGGGTCATCTCTTGCCAACCAACAGCCAACCTCAAGCACTTAGACCTCTCCTTCAATGCATTTGACGCCCTGCCCATATGCAAAGAGTTTGGCAACATGTCCCAGCTAGAATTTCTGGGACTGAGTGGTTCCAAGATACAAAATTCAAGCGTGCAGCTGATTGCTCATCTGAACATCAGGAAGGTTTTGCTGGTTATAGGAGACACTTATGGGGAAAGGGAAGACCTCGAGTGTCTCCAGCACATTAGTGCGGAGACTCTGCATATTGTTTTCCCTGCGAAAAGAGAATTCCGCTTTGTTCTGGACATGCCGGTCAGCACGACGGTGAGTTTGGAGCTGTCTAACATCAGGTGTGTGCACGAGGACAGAGACTGCTCTTACCTCTTGGCTGCTTTGTCGAAGCTTCAACGGAATCTGAAGCTCTCAGACATTACCCTCAGCAGTGTTGAAACAACGTGGGATTCCTTCATTAAGACCCTGCAGCTAGCCTGGGAGCTCCCCATTGAGCGTCTCTCAGTTTCACACCTGAAGCTACAAGGTCAGCTCAACTTCAGGAACTTCAGTTATCTGGACACTTCTCTGAAGGCTTTGTCAATACGTCATGTTGTCAGCGATGTGTTCAACTTGCCACAGGGTTACATATACAGTATCTTTTCCAATATGAACATCCCAAACCTCACAGTGTCTGGGACACGCATGCTCCACATGCTTTGCCCAGCCCAGGTTAGTCCGTTCCTGCATTTGGACTTTACAGACAACCTTTTAACAGACATAGTTTTTAAAGATTGTGGAAACTTAACTGAATTGAAAACACTTAGTTTGCAAAGGAATCAGTTAAAAAATCTTGATAATATAATTCTCATGTCTCAGAAGATGATATCGCTACAAAAACTAGACATTAGCCAAAACTCTCTAAGGTACAGTGATAGGAGCCAATGCTCCTGGACTAAGAGTTTGTTAGTTTTAAATTTGTCTTCAAATATGCTTACTGACTCTGTTTTCAGATGCTTACCTCCTAAGGTCAAGGTCCTTGACCTTCACAATAACAGAATTACAAGCATTCCTCACAAAATCACTAAACTGGAAGCTTTGCAGGAACTCAATGTAGCAGCCAATTCTTTAACTGACCTTCCTGGATGCGAGGCCTTCAGCAGCCTTTCTGTGCTGGTCATTGACCATAATTCAGTGTTCCACCCCTCAGCAGAGTTCTTCCAGAGCTGTCAGAATATTCAGTCCATAAGAGCAGGGAACAATCCATTCCAGTGTACATGTGAGCTGAGAGAGTTTGTCAAAAGCCTAGGCCAAATACCAAGCGCAGTGGTGGAGGGTTGGCCTGGCTCTTACACCTGCGACTACCCAGAAAGCACTAAGGGAACACCACTGCAGGACTTCCGTGTGTCTCCACTGTCCTGTGATACCGTTCTGCTGACCGTCACTGTCGGGGCCAGCGTGCTGGTGTTGGCCGCCACCgtggccttcctctgcctctactTTGACCTCCCCTGGTACCTCAGGATGCTGTGTCAGTGGACACAGACCCGGCGCAGGGCCAGGAACACCCCCTTAGAGGAACTCCAGAGGGATCTCCGGTTCCACGCTTTTGTCTCATACAGCGAGCATGATTCTGCCTGGGTGAAGAATGAATTGCTGCCAAACCTAGAGAAAGATGACATACGGGTTTGCCTCCATGAGAGAAACTTTGTCCCTGGCAAGAGCATTGTGGAGAATATCATCCATTCCATCGAGAAGAGCTACAAGTCTGTTTTTGTGCTGTCTCCGCACTTCATCCAGAGCGAGTGGTGCCACTATGAGCTCTACTTTGCCCATCACAGTCTCTTCCACAAAGGGTCTGATAACTTAATCCTGATCTTGCTGGAACCCATCCCACAGTACTCCATCCCCACTAACTACCACAAGCTGCGGGCTCTCATGGCGCGGAGGACTTACTTGGAATGGCCTGTGGAGAAGAGCAAACGTGGACTGTTTTGGGCCAACCTAAGAGCGGCCATTAATGTCAAGCTGGTTAGCCCGGCAGAAGCGGCATGTCACACACAGTG a